In bacterium YEK0313, one genomic interval encodes:
- the dmoA gene encoding Dimethyl-sulfide monooxygenase, which translates to MHRELRLNAFTMNTVGHLAPGLWTHPRDRSRDHGRLAHWATLARTLERGLFDAIFLADVMGVYDVLGGSRDAALRNAVQLPIHDPLQLIPAMALVTRHLGFGVTGSVSYEHPYPFSRRISTLDHLTEGRLAWNVVTSYLDSGARAVGLPRLAGHDDRYDYAEDYLDVCYKLWEGSWDDDAVVADPATAIFADPARVRPVRHQGPHFTVDGIHLSEPSPQRTPVIFQAGASSRGRRFAGRHAEAVFVSAPTAAIVKGYVDAIRADAVAAGRQADDVQIYSMHTVILGDSDAEAQRKHADYRRHVRSEGALALLSGWTGLDLARYRPDEPLRHVKTNAGQSAVEAFSSADPARQWTIAELAEWTSIGARGPVTVGSPVTVADALEEWAQATGVDGFNLGAVVIPETFEDAATLLVPELQRRGRFKTDYRPGTLRDKLFGAGPRLPNRHPAIGAGASVRAAAS; encoded by the coding sequence ATGCACCGCGAACTTCGCCTCAATGCCTTCACCATGAACACGGTCGGCCATCTCGCACCCGGCCTGTGGACCCACCCGCGCGACCGGTCGCGCGACCATGGCCGGCTCGCGCATTGGGCCACCCTGGCCCGGACGCTCGAGCGCGGCCTGTTCGACGCCATCTTCCTCGCCGACGTGATGGGCGTCTATGACGTCCTCGGCGGCAGCCGGGACGCGGCGCTGCGCAATGCGGTGCAACTGCCGATCCACGATCCGCTGCAGCTGATCCCAGCCATGGCGCTGGTCACCCGCCATCTCGGCTTCGGCGTCACCGGATCGGTCAGCTACGAGCATCCCTATCCCTTCTCCCGGCGCATCTCGACCCTCGATCATCTGACCGAAGGACGCCTGGCGTGGAACGTCGTCACCTCCTACCTCGACAGCGGCGCGCGCGCCGTCGGCCTGCCGCGGCTCGCCGGCCACGACGATCGCTACGACTATGCCGAGGACTATCTCGACGTCTGCTACAAGCTCTGGGAGGGCAGCTGGGACGACGACGCGGTGGTCGCGGATCCGGCCACCGCAATCTTCGCCGATCCCGCGCGCGTCAGGCCGGTACGCCATCAGGGACCGCATTTCACCGTCGACGGCATTCATCTCAGCGAGCCGTCGCCGCAGCGTACGCCGGTGATCTTCCAGGCCGGGGCATCGAGCCGCGGACGGCGCTTCGCCGGCCGCCACGCCGAGGCCGTCTTCGTCAGCGCGCCGACGGCGGCGATCGTCAAGGGCTATGTCGACGCCATCCGCGCCGACGCCGTCGCGGCCGGGCGGCAGGCCGATGACGTCCAGATCTACAGCATGCACACGGTCATTCTCGGCGACAGCGACGCGGAGGCCCAGCGCAAGCATGCGGACTATCGACGGCATGTGCGCAGCGAGGGCGCGCTCGCGCTTCTGTCCGGCTGGACCGGCCTCGATCTCGCACGCTACCGGCCGGACGAGCCGCTCCGGCATGTCAAGACCAATGCCGGGCAATCGGCGGTGGAGGCTTTCTCCTCGGCGGATCCGGCGCGCCAATGGACGATCGCCGAGCTCGCCGAATGGACCAGCATCGGCGCGCGCGGACCGGTCACGGTGGGCTCACCGGTCACGGTCGCCGACGCACTGGAGGAATGGGCGCAAGCGACCGGCGTCGACGGGTTCAATCTCGGCGCCGTCGTGATCCCGGAAACTTTCGAGGACGCCGCGACGCTGCTGGTCCCCGAGCTGCAGCGGCGCGGCCGCTTCAAGACCGACTATCGGCCCGGCACGCTGCGCGACAAGCTGTTCGGCGCCGGACCGCGGCTGCCCAACCGCCATCCGGCCATCGGCGCGGGCGCGAGCGTCCGCGCCGCCGCCAGCTGA
- the metQ_1 gene encoding D-methionine-binding lipoprotein MetQ precursor, whose translation MPIARRALLLGAAAPAAAQNDQPLRFAVSAGPLAQLLTFVAEITRRQDGLAVRLVETSDWVTPNEAVNAGDLDVNFFQHSANLAVQVAQRGYQLVAADPAGVIIPVGLFSRRVKSLAEVPDGATVAVANDPINNARGLLLLQRAGLIRLKPVSDLRITVRDILDNPKRLRIVELDAAQLYRSLDDVTLAMVNLTYLIPAGGDPKSALLLDTTADEHFIIRFVTRPENRDDARLRRFLAAFKSDDTRRFIATRLPAFIPAF comes from the coding sequence ATGCCCATCGCCCGCCGCGCGCTCCTGCTGGGTGCCGCCGCGCCCGCCGCCGCGCAGAACGACCAGCCCCTGCGTTTTGCCGTCAGTGCCGGGCCGCTCGCCCAGCTCCTGACCTTCGTTGCCGAAATCACCCGGCGGCAGGACGGGCTGGCGGTCAGGCTGGTCGAGACCAGCGACTGGGTCACGCCGAACGAAGCAGTCAATGCCGGCGATCTCGACGTCAATTTTTTCCAGCACTCCGCCAATCTGGCGGTGCAGGTCGCGCAGCGCGGCTACCAGCTGGTGGCGGCCGATCCGGCCGGCGTCATCATTCCCGTCGGCCTGTTTTCCAGACGGGTCAAATCGCTCGCCGAGGTGCCCGATGGGGCGACCGTCGCGGTGGCCAACGATCCCATCAACAATGCCCGCGGGCTGTTGCTGCTGCAACGGGCCGGACTGATCCGCCTGAAGCCGGTGAGCGATCTCAGAATCACCGTTCGCGACATCCTCGACAATCCGAAGCGCCTGCGCATCGTCGAGCTCGACGCCGCCCAGCTCTACCGCTCGCTCGACGACGTGACGCTGGCCATGGTCAACCTGACCTATCTGATCCCCGCCGGCGGCGACCCGAAATCCGCCCTGCTGCTCGACACGACCGCCGACGAGCATTTCATCATCCGCTTCGTCACCCGTCCCGAGAACAGGGACGACGCCCGCCTGCGGCGCTTCCTCGCGGCCTTCAAGTCCGACGACACCCGCCGCTTCATCGCCACGCGCCTGCCGGCCTTCATCCCTGCGTTCTGA
- a CDS encoding Aldose 1-epimerase, whose protein sequence is MLIDLANGPAHARIATEGAELHSWQVGGHDLLWSRDPAWWEKSSPLLFPIVGWANQGLVRADGVARPMGVHGFAAASVFTLEARTAASATFILCDSAATRAVYPYAFRLALTYRLEPDRIAISLVVGNPGPRPLPYALGLHPAFRWPLAALPREDHAIVFAETETAEVPIIAPGGLFSDARRPVPLAGRRLGLDDALFASDALCFLHARSRAFRFAAGESGPSITLEARDFPHLALWSKPGAPFLSMEVWTGYGDPVGYQGELADKPGMRQLAVGAEATHGVDFIYRNGATGAADDAA, encoded by the coding sequence ATGCTGATCGATCTCGCCAACGGCCCGGCGCACGCGCGTATCGCAACCGAAGGCGCCGAGCTGCACTCCTGGCAGGTCGGCGGCCATGACCTGCTCTGGTCACGCGACCCGGCCTGGTGGGAGAAATCCTCGCCCCTCCTGTTCCCGATCGTCGGCTGGGCCAATCAGGGCCTCGTCCGCGCCGATGGCGTCGCCCGGCCGATGGGCGTCCACGGCTTTGCGGCGGCCAGCGTCTTCACGCTGGAAGCCCGGACGGCGGCGAGCGCGACGTTCATCCTGTGCGACAGCGCGGCGACGCGTGCCGTCTACCCTTACGCCTTTCGCCTCGCCCTCACCTATCGGCTGGAGCCCGACCGGATCGCCATCAGCCTCGTGGTCGGCAATCCGGGACCGCGTCCCCTGCCCTATGCGCTCGGCCTGCATCCGGCTTTCCGCTGGCCGCTCGCGGCATTGCCGCGCGAGGACCATGCCATCGTCTTCGCCGAGACCGAGACGGCCGAGGTCCCGATCATCGCGCCCGGAGGCCTATTCTCGGATGCGCGGCGGCCGGTGCCGCTCGCGGGGCGGCGCCTTGGTCTCGACGACGCGCTGTTTGCCTCCGATGCCTTGTGCTTCCTGCATGCCCGCAGCCGCGCCTTCCGGTTCGCCGCGGGCGAAAGCGGCCCCAGCATCACGCTCGAAGCACGTGACTTTCCTCATCTCGCGTTGTGGTCGAAGCCCGGAGCGCCTTTCCTTTCGATGGAAGTGTGGACCGGCTACGGCGACCCTGTCGGCTATCAGGGCGAGCTTGCCGACAAGCCCGGCATGCGCCAGCTCGCGGTCGGCGCCGAGGCGACGCATGGGGTCGACTTCATCTATCGCAATGGCGCTACCGGTGCCGCGGATGACGCAGCATGA
- a CDS encoding SnoaL-like domain protein: MTENALDAARIAIIKAYFAKIDRGDASYLDDVTDDVELFFPKFGTGRGKADFILFGERLGRDLQSLTHDIEGFSYIVSGDTIVVEGRESGVSAAGIAWPDGGISQGRFCNVFDFQGLKMRRIAIYVDPDFASTHADRIHLLRGKVGPGDTTRAVVERYFELLSTGADAPAVAALFSDAVDWVIAGDTARVSWIGRKVGRAGVASFVTELREKIESVRFERKALLVDGHRAVAIGELASRVKSTGQLIETEFAFDFTVEDGLVTRYRMFEDSVAVAAAV; the protein is encoded by the coding sequence ATGACCGAAAATGCTCTCGACGCGGCGCGTATCGCCATCATCAAGGCCTATTTCGCCAAGATCGACCGAGGCGATGCAAGCTATCTCGACGACGTGACCGACGATGTCGAACTGTTCTTTCCCAAATTCGGAACCGGCCGCGGCAAGGCCGACTTCATTCTGTTCGGCGAACGGCTCGGCCGCGATCTGCAAAGCCTGACCCATGACATCGAGGGCTTCAGCTATATCGTGTCGGGCGATACGATCGTGGTCGAAGGTCGCGAGAGCGGCGTGAGCGCCGCGGGCATCGCCTGGCCCGACGGCGGCATATCGCAAGGCCGATTCTGCAACGTCTTCGACTTCCAGGGGCTGAAGATGCGGCGCATCGCCATCTATGTCGACCCGGACTTTGCCAGCACCCATGCCGACCGCATCCATCTGCTGCGCGGCAAGGTCGGCCCGGGCGATACGACGCGCGCGGTCGTCGAACGCTATTTCGAGCTCTTGAGCACCGGCGCCGACGCGCCTGCAGTTGCCGCCCTGTTCAGCGACGCCGTCGACTGGGTCATTGCCGGCGATACGGCACGCGTGTCCTGGATCGGCCGCAAGGTGGGCCGGGCCGGCGTCGCAAGCTTCGTCACGGAATTGCGCGAGAAGATCGAGTCCGTGCGTTTCGAGCGCAAGGCGCTGCTGGTCGACGGCCACCGCGCGGTCGCCATCGGCGAGCTCGCCTCACGGGTGAAGTCGACCGGCCAGCTGATCGAAACCGAATTCGCTTTCGATTTCACCGTCGAGGACGGCCTCGTCACGCGCTATCGCATGTTCGAGGATTCGGTTGCGGTGGCCGCCGCAGTCTAA
- the comR_2 gene encoding HTH-type transcriptional repressor ComR, with translation MTGRGRPRKFDRQQALERAMQVFWARGYEGAQLAELTRAMGINPPSFYAAFGSKQAIFHEAVELYLGTAGARSMQALEETADSRTAIEAMLRASAAVALAAPGAGGCLLIVGLINAQPDSEPSRAYLQDLRRMTLARVRARLERGVSEGDLAPGTETAALAAFYATVMQGLSLQARDGATAEELDGIIAAAMRAFDGA, from the coding sequence ATGACCGGTCGCGGACGTCCGCGCAAGTTCGACAGGCAGCAGGCGCTGGAGCGCGCCATGCAGGTGTTCTGGGCGAGGGGTTACGAGGGCGCGCAGCTCGCCGAGCTCACCCGCGCCATGGGGATCAACCCGCCGAGCTTCTATGCTGCCTTCGGCTCCAAACAGGCGATCTTCCACGAGGCGGTCGAGCTCTATCTCGGCACGGCCGGCGCCAGGTCGATGCAGGCGCTGGAGGAGACCGCCGACAGCCGCACGGCGATCGAAGCCATGCTGCGGGCAAGTGCCGCCGTGGCGCTGGCTGCGCCCGGAGCCGGCGGTTGCCTGCTCATCGTCGGTCTGATCAACGCCCAGCCGGACAGCGAGCCCTCGCGCGCTTATCTGCAGGATCTCAGGCGCATGACGCTGGCAAGGGTCCGCGCGCGCCTGGAACGCGGTGTGAGCGAGGGCGACCTCGCGCCGGGCACCGAAACGGCGGCGCTCGCCGCCTTCTACGCGACGGTTATGCAGGGCCTGTCGCTGCAGGCGCGCGACGGAGCGACGGCCGAAGAGCTCGATGGCATCATTGCCGCGGCGATGCGCGCTTTCGACGGTGCCTGA
- a CDS encoding SpoVR family protein — protein MNKRAKSSSLLFSGSDWNFKTLSRTYDAIERVALDDLKLDVYPNQMEIISSEQMLDAYASIGMPLMYQHWSFGKHFIHEDNLYRQGRRGLAYELVINSNPCIVYLMEENTMAMQALVTAHAAFGHNHFFKNNYLFQQWTDAAAILNYMEFAKTYVARCEERHGVEAVEQILDAAHALMDQAVFRYRRPPRLSSEKERNRIRERLEYEEQSFSDLWRTLPRRKETITPSEAEREAQERKKFLNLPEENLLYFLEKNSLILEPWQREIVRIVRIVAQYFYPQRQTKVMNEGCATFVHYTIMNTLFDRGLIGEGAMLEVLQSHSNVVFQPHFDDPRYSGLNPYALGFALMQDIERICMAPTAEDRDWFPDIAGNGQWRETLIDAWANHRDESFLRQYLSPALIRKFRLFMLADDPDESTYRVASIHDERGYEKIRSALANSYDVGANRPDIQVADVDLLGDRHLRLQHMVHDGAVLAEQGREATLRYVRRLWGYDVSLAGIDAESGRQLYEVTATER, from the coding sequence GTGAACAAGCGCGCCAAAAGCTCCTCGCTCCTGTTCTCCGGCTCCGACTGGAACTTCAAGACCCTGTCGCGCACCTATGACGCGATCGAGCGGGTCGCGCTCGACGACCTGAAGCTCGACGTCTATCCGAACCAGATGGAGATCATCTCGTCCGAGCAGATGCTGGACGCCTATGCCTCGATCGGCATGCCGCTGATGTACCAGCACTGGTCGTTCGGCAAGCACTTCATCCACGAGGACAATCTCTACCGTCAGGGCCGCCGCGGCCTCGCCTACGAGCTGGTGATCAATTCCAATCCGTGCATCGTCTATCTGATGGAAGAGAACACGATGGCCATGCAGGCGCTGGTGACGGCGCACGCGGCCTTCGGACACAACCATTTCTTCAAGAACAACTATCTGTTCCAGCAATGGACCGATGCGGCGGCCATCCTGAACTATATGGAATTCGCCAAGACCTATGTCGCCCGCTGCGAGGAACGGCACGGCGTCGAAGCGGTCGAGCAGATCCTGGATGCCGCCCATGCCCTGATGGACCAGGCCGTGTTCCGCTACCGGCGGCCGCCGCGACTCTCCTCGGAAAAGGAGCGCAACCGCATTCGCGAACGGCTGGAATATGAGGAGCAGTCCTTCTCCGACCTCTGGCGCACGCTGCCGCGGCGCAAGGAGACCATCACCCCTTCGGAAGCCGAACGCGAAGCCCAGGAGCGCAAGAAGTTCCTCAACCTGCCGGAAGAGAACCTGCTCTATTTCCTGGAAAAGAACAGCCTGATCCTGGAGCCCTGGCAGCGCGAGATCGTGCGCATCGTGCGCATCGTCGCGCAATATTTCTATCCCCAGCGCCAGACCAAGGTGATGAACGAGGGCTGCGCCACCTTCGTCCACTACACCATCATGAACACGCTGTTCGACCGCGGCCTGATCGGCGAAGGCGCCATGCTGGAAGTGCTGCAGAGCCATTCCAACGTGGTGTTCCAGCCCCATTTCGACGATCCACGCTATTCGGGCCTCAACCCCTATGCGCTCGGTTTCGCGCTGATGCAGGACATCGAGCGCATCTGCATGGCTCCCACGGCCGAGGACCGCGACTGGTTTCCGGACATTGCCGGCAACGGCCAATGGCGCGAAACCCTCATCGACGCCTGGGCCAATCACCGCGACGAATCCTTCCTGCGGCAATATCTGAGCCCGGCCCTAATCCGGAAGTTCCGCCTGTTCATGCTCGCCGACGATCCCGACGAGAGCACCTACCGGGTCGCCTCGATCCACGACGAGCGGGGCTACGAGAAGATCCGCTCGGCGCTCGCCAATTCCTACGACGTCGGCGCCAACCGGCCGGACATCCAGGTGGCCGATGTCGACCTGCTGGGCGACCGGCACCTGCGCCTGCAGCACATGGTGCACGACGGCGCCGTGCTCGCCGAACAGGGACGCGAGGCCACGCTGCGCTACGTGCGCCGGCTGTGGGGCTATGACGTCAGCCTCGCCGGCATCGACGCCGAGAGCGGCCGGCAGCTCTACGAGGTCACCGCAACCGAACGGTGA
- a CDS encoding hypothetical protein (Stress response UPF0229 protein YhbH) has protein sequence MPNYIDRRLNPKDKSLSNRQRFLRRARDELKRIVNDQITTGKITDVDGNHSVRVPVKGTAEPSFQHAPGSGRRDHVLPGNKEFVAGDRLPKPGGQGGAGGSGKGQPGNGDGQDDFRFVLSREEFLDLFFEDLELPDMVKLNLKEAVSFKPRRAGFTTAGSPTNINVGRTMRNSFGRRIALRRPKQTELDRLAEEIAAVEAEPARSAAATARLAELRDQLALLVRRRRMIGYVDPVDIRFNRFEPQPQPNAKAVMFCLMDVSGSMGEREKDLAKRFFVLLHLFLKRRYDRIDIVFIRHTHEAQEVDEETFFYSTQSGGTVVSTALKEMQRVVAERYPAKEWNIYAAQASDGDNGYDDSDYCTTLLDTEVMRLCQYYAYVEIIDERESHIFGSTDNGTSLWRSYCKVAEDWPNFQMTRIAKPSDIYPVFRKLFARQQALKG, from the coding sequence ATGCCGAACTACATCGATCGGCGCCTGAACCCCAAGGACAAGAGCCTGAGCAACCGCCAGCGCTTCCTGAGGCGGGCGCGCGACGAATTGAAGCGTATCGTCAACGACCAGATCACCACGGGCAAGATCACCGACGTCGATGGCAACCATTCGGTGCGGGTGCCGGTGAAAGGCACCGCCGAGCCGAGCTTCCAGCACGCGCCGGGCAGCGGCCGGCGCGACCACGTTCTGCCGGGCAACAAGGAGTTCGTCGCCGGAGACCGGCTGCCGAAACCCGGCGGCCAGGGCGGCGCCGGCGGGTCGGGCAAGGGCCAGCCCGGCAACGGCGACGGCCAGGACGACTTCCGTTTCGTCCTGTCGCGCGAGGAGTTCCTCGATCTGTTCTTCGAGGACCTCGAACTGCCCGACATGGTCAAGCTGAACCTGAAGGAGGCGGTGTCGTTCAAGCCGCGACGGGCGGGCTTCACCACCGCCGGCTCGCCGACCAACATCAATGTCGGCCGCACGATGCGCAACAGTTTCGGCCGGCGCATCGCCCTGCGGCGGCCGAAACAGACCGAGCTCGACCGGCTGGCCGAAGAGATCGCCGCGGTCGAAGCCGAGCCTGCGCGGAGCGCCGCGGCGACGGCCCGGCTTGCCGAGCTGCGCGATCAGCTCGCGCTGCTGGTGCGGCGGCGGCGCATGATCGGCTATGTCGATCCGGTCGACATCCGCTTCAACCGTTTCGAGCCGCAGCCACAGCCGAACGCCAAGGCCGTGATGTTCTGCCTGATGGACGTCTCCGGCTCGATGGGCGAGCGTGAGAAGGATCTCGCCAAGCGCTTCTTCGTGCTGCTGCACCTGTTCCTGAAGCGGCGCTACGACCGGATCGACATCGTGTTCATCCGGCACACTCACGAAGCCCAGGAGGTGGACGAGGAGACCTTCTTCTACAGCACGCAGAGCGGCGGCACCGTCGTCTCGACCGCGCTGAAGGAAATGCAGCGCGTCGTCGCCGAGCGCTATCCGGCCAAGGAGTGGAACATCTACGCCGCCCAGGCGTCCGATGGCGACAATGGCTATGACGACAGCGACTATTGCACCACGCTCCTGGACACGGAGGTGATGCGGCTCTGCCAGTACTACGCCTATGTCGAGATCATCGACGAGCGCGAGAGCCATATTTTCGGCTCGACCGACAACGGCACCTCGCTCTGGCGTTCCTATTGCAAGGTCGCCGAGGACTGGCCGAACTTCCAGATGACCCGCATCGCCAAGCCCTCGGACATCTATCCGGTCTTCCGCAAGCTGTTCGCCCGGCAGCAGGCGCTAAAAGGCTGA
- a CDS encoding PrkA AAA domain protein, whose product MHPQESDVFNLFTEIYKSETQEEMSLQQYLLACRENPTMYSTAAERMVEAIGEPKLVDTSADERLGRIYSNRTIKIYPAFADFYGMEDTIERIVGYFRYAAQGLEERKQILYLLGPVGGGKSSLAERLKRLMEKQPIYTLKVGGQISPIFESPLGLFHPERMADLLEEKYGIARRRLNGLISPWATKRLDELGGDISKFSVVRLMPSRLRQIGIAKTEPGDENNQDVSSLVGKVDIRQLENFSQADPDAYSFSGGLNRTTQGLLEFVEMFKAPIKVLHPLLTATQEGNYNGTENFGAFPFQGIVLAHSNESEWLQFKNNKNNEAFLDRILVVKVPYCLRVTEERQIYEKLLRESDLVKNPCAPEVLEILSRFTVSTRLTEHGNSPLYTKMRVYDGENLKDVDPKAKSVQEYRDAAGVDEGMTGVSTRFAFKVLSETFNYGTSEVAADPVHLMYVLEQAIKRAQFPQEVEAKYLDFIKSELATRYAEFIGHEIQKAYLESYSEYGQNLFDRYIAYADAWIEDQDYKDPDTGQILNREILDGELSQIEKPAGIANPKDFRNEVVKFTLRARARNNGRNPAWTSYEKLREVIEKRMFGQVEDLLPVISFGSKKDSATEKQHTEFVQRMVERGYTERQVRRLVDWYMRVNKAG is encoded by the coding sequence ATGCATCCGCAGGAATCCGACGTCTTCAATCTCTTCACGGAGATTTACAAGAGCGAAACCCAGGAGGAGATGAGCCTCCAGCAGTACCTCCTGGCGTGCCGCGAAAATCCGACCATGTACTCCACGGCCGCCGAGCGCATGGTGGAGGCGATCGGAGAGCCCAAGCTGGTGGATACCAGCGCCGACGAGCGGCTGGGTCGGATCTATTCCAACCGAACCATCAAGATCTATCCCGCCTTCGCCGATTTCTACGGCATGGAAGACACGATCGAGCGGATCGTCGGCTATTTCCGCTATGCGGCGCAGGGGCTGGAGGAGCGCAAACAGATCCTCTATCTGCTCGGCCCGGTCGGGGGCGGCAAATCGTCGCTCGCCGAGCGGCTGAAGCGGCTGATGGAAAAGCAGCCGATCTACACGCTGAAGGTCGGCGGCCAGATCAGCCCGATCTTCGAATCCCCGCTCGGCCTGTTCCATCCCGAGCGAATGGCCGACCTCCTGGAAGAGAAATACGGCATTGCCCGCCGCCGCCTGAACGGCCTGATCTCGCCCTGGGCCACCAAGCGGCTGGACGAGCTCGGCGGCGACATCTCGAAGTTCAGCGTGGTGCGGCTGATGCCTTCGCGCCTGCGCCAGATCGGCATCGCCAAGACCGAGCCGGGCGACGAGAACAACCAGGACGTCTCCTCGCTGGTCGGCAAGGTCGACATCCGTCAGCTGGAAAACTTCAGCCAGGCCGATCCCGACGCCTATTCCTTCTCCGGCGGCCTCAACCGGACGACCCAGGGCCTTCTCGAATTCGTCGAAATGTTCAAGGCGCCGATCAAGGTGCTGCACCCGCTGCTGACCGCCACCCAGGAAGGCAACTACAACGGCACGGAAAATTTCGGCGCCTTCCCGTTCCAGGGCATCGTGCTCGCGCATTCGAACGAGTCCGAATGGCTGCAGTTCAAGAACAACAAGAACAACGAGGCCTTCCTCGACCGTATCCTGGTGGTCAAGGTGCCCTATTGCCTCCGGGTCACCGAAGAGCGGCAGATCTACGAGAAGCTGCTGCGGGAAAGCGACCTGGTCAAGAACCCCTGCGCCCCGGAAGTGCTCGAGATCCTCAGCCGCTTCACGGTGTCGACCCGCCTGACCGAGCATGGCAATTCGCCGCTCTATACCAAGATGCGGGTCTATGACGGCGAGAACCTGAAGGACGTCGATCCGAAGGCGAAGTCGGTGCAGGAATATCGTGACGCCGCCGGCGTCGACGAAGGCATGACCGGGGTCTCCACCCGCTTCGCCTTCAAGGTGCTGTCGGAGACGTTCAACTACGGTACCAGCGAAGTGGCGGCCGATCCGGTCCACCTCATGTATGTGCTGGAGCAGGCGATCAAGCGCGCCCAGTTCCCGCAGGAGGTGGAGGCCAAATATCTCGACTTCATCAAGTCGGAGCTCGCCACCCGCTATGCCGAGTTCATCGGACACGAGATCCAGAAGGCCTATCTGGAATCCTACAGCGAGTACGGCCAGAACCTGTTCGACCGCTATATCGCCTATGCCGACGCCTGGATCGAGGACCAGGACTACAAGGACCCCGATACCGGTCAGATCCTCAACCGGGAGATCCTCGACGGCGAGCTGTCGCAGATCGAGAAACCGGCCGGCATCGCCAATCCGAAGGACTTCCGCAACGAGGTGGTCAAGTTCACGCTGCGCGCCCGCGCCCGCAACAACGGCCGCAATCCGGCCTGGACCAGCTATGAAAAGCTGCGGGAAGTGATCGAGAAGCGCATGTTCGGCCAGGTCGAGGACCTGCTGCCGGTCATCAGCTTCGGCTCGAAGAAGGACAGCGCCACCGAGAAGCAGCACACCGAGTTCGTCCAGCGCATGGTCGAGCGCGGCTACACCGAACGCCAGGTTCGCCGCCTGGTCGACTGGTACATGCGGGTGAACAAGGCCGGCTGA
- the oxyR_4 gene encoding Hydrogen peroxide-inducible genes activator: MIIKQLIYLDALAREKHFRRAAEACNISQPTLSAAIAQLEDELGVLIVERGRQFKGLTREGDVVLAHARRILAESDLLKQSIGELRQGVSGQLRLGAIPTALPMVAHITGPFSARFPEVSLTVLSLTSHEIQSGIDNFQLDVGLTYLDNEPLERVVSKPIYQESYVLLMREDSPLAARSEVTWKEAAKLKLCLLTPDMQNRRIIDGIFRSVGETPVPTMETNSIFNLCSHAGVLGIASIVSRQLLEFFGIPLGTKALPLVEPDAQRTIGLIIADRQPVAPLARNLLSVTEPVPNAGIARTLAPNSHGLS, from the coding sequence ATGATCATCAAGCAGCTGATCTATCTCGATGCGCTGGCGCGCGAAAAGCATTTCAGGCGCGCGGCGGAGGCCTGCAACATCTCGCAGCCGACGCTGTCCGCCGCCATCGCCCAGCTCGAGGATGAGCTCGGCGTGCTGATCGTCGAGCGCGGCCGCCAGTTCAAGGGGCTCACGCGCGAGGGCGACGTGGTGCTCGCCCATGCCCGGCGGATCCTCGCCGAATCCGATCTTCTGAAGCAGTCGATCGGCGAATTGCGGCAGGGTGTCAGCGGCCAGCTCCGGCTCGGCGCCATTCCGACCGCGCTGCCGATGGTCGCCCATATTACCGGACCCTTCTCGGCACGCTTTCCCGAGGTCTCGCTGACCGTCCTGTCCCTGACCTCGCATGAGATCCAGAGCGGCATCGACAATTTCCAGCTCGATGTCGGGCTGACCTATCTCGACAACGAGCCGCTCGAACGGGTGGTCTCCAAGCCGATCTACCAGGAATCCTACGTGCTGCTGATGCGCGAGGACAGCCCGCTTGCCGCGCGGAGCGAGGTCACCTGGAAGGAGGCGGCCAAGCTGAAGCTCTGCCTGCTCACGCCCGACATGCAGAACCGGCGCATCATCGACGGCATCTTCCGTTCGGTCGGCGAGACGCCGGTGCCGACCATGGAGACCAATTCGATCTTCAATCTCTGCTCGCATGCCGGCGTGCTCGGCATTGCCAGCATCGTGTCGCGCCAGCTGCTCGAATTTTTCGGCATTCCGCTCGGTACCAAGGCCCTGCCGCTGGTGGAACCGGACGCCCAGCGCACGATCGGCCTCATCATCGCCGATCGCCAGCCGGTCGCGCCGCTCGCCCGCAACCTGCTCAGCGTCACCGAGCCGGTGCCCAATGCCGGCATTGCCCGGACGCTCGCGCCCAATAGCCATGGTCTATCGTGA